A genomic window from Peromyscus maniculatus bairdii isolate BWxNUB_F1_BW_parent chromosome 1, HU_Pman_BW_mat_3.1, whole genome shotgun sequence includes:
- the LOC107399466 gene encoding natural cytotoxicity triggering receptor 3 ligand 1-like isoform X2: protein MEEETSMPVQLSTMGSPWASGWQADFMASLLLVLLRHVLMAGGLQVEMAGTTQMVFLHDNVTIACKIPGSPRLDIKTVGIIWFGKNELDDSEVKVFEFYGNHLESFRPGAMVSLSGLESGDASLHLPKVQLGEAGEYRCMLVVTPEKAEGKTILEVVANPTIRLFVKPASVRNDEEKHIICELYGFYPEAVSIKWGKYTLKDSQFQEITEGNITHPTVKNDDGTFNVTSCLTLKPSLEDHGTTYQCVVLHRSLLVPRRHNVTLSEKGAKDVHFAFLAFSLLLLPAAYVLWRWYL, encoded by the exons ATGGAGGAGGAGACCTCCATGCCAGTCCAGCTCAGCACCATGGGCTCACCGTGGGCGTCAGGGTGGCAGGCTGACTTCATGGCAAGTTTGCTGTTGGTGCTTCTGCGGCACGTGCTCATGGCAG GTGGGCTGCAAGTGGAGATGGCAGGGACGACACAGATGGTATTCCTACATGACAATGTCACCATAGCCTGCAAAATTCCTGGTTCCCCACGACTTGACATCAAGACTGTGGGAATCATCTGGTTTGGGAAGAATGAGTTGGATGACTCTGAGGTCAAGGTGTTTGAGTTTTATGGAAATCATCTAGAGTCATTCCGACCTGGAGCCATGGTATCACTGTCGGGGCTGGAGTCAGGAGATGCCTCACTCCATCTACCTAAGGTCCAGCTGGGGGAAGCAGGAGAATACCGATGCATGCTAGTGGTCACCCCTGAAAAGGCAGAGGGAAAGACCATTCTAGAAGTTGTGG CTAACCCAACCATTAGATTATTTGTGAAACCAGCTTCAGTGAGAAATGATGAAGAGAAACATATTATATGTGAGCTATATGGATTCTACCCAGAAGCCGTTAGCATAAAGTGGGGGAAGTACACCCTGAAGGATTCCCAGTTCCAAGAAATTACTGAGGGCAATATCACTCATCCCACGGTGAAGAATGATGATGGCACGTTCAATGTTACCAGTTGCTTGACTCTGAAGCCATCTCTGGAAGACCATGGGACTACCTACCAGTGTGTGGTGTTGCACAGATCCTTGCTTGTCCCCCGAAGGCACAATGTCACTCTGTCTGAGAAAG
- the LOC107399466 gene encoding natural cytotoxicity triggering receptor 3 ligand 1-like isoform X1 has protein sequence MEEETSMPVQLSTMGSPWASGWQADFMASLLLVLLRHVLMAGGLQVEMAGTTQMVFLHDNVTIACKIPGSPRLDIKTVGIIWFGKNELDDSEVKVFEFYGNHLESFRPGAMVSLSGLESGDASLHLPKVQLGEAGEYRCMLVVTPEKAEGKTILEVVANPTIRLFVKPASVRNDEEKHIICELYGFYPEAVSIKWGKYTLKDSQFQEITEGNITHPTVKNDDGTFNVTSCLTLKPSLEDHGTTYQCVVLHRSLLVPRRHNVTLSEKGAKDVHFAFLAFSLLLLPAAYVLWRCIPG, from the exons ATGGAGGAGGAGACCTCCATGCCAGTCCAGCTCAGCACCATGGGCTCACCGTGGGCGTCAGGGTGGCAGGCTGACTTCATGGCAAGTTTGCTGTTGGTGCTTCTGCGGCACGTGCTCATGGCAG GTGGGCTGCAAGTGGAGATGGCAGGGACGACACAGATGGTATTCCTACATGACAATGTCACCATAGCCTGCAAAATTCCTGGTTCCCCACGACTTGACATCAAGACTGTGGGAATCATCTGGTTTGGGAAGAATGAGTTGGATGACTCTGAGGTCAAGGTGTTTGAGTTTTATGGAAATCATCTAGAGTCATTCCGACCTGGAGCCATGGTATCACTGTCGGGGCTGGAGTCAGGAGATGCCTCACTCCATCTACCTAAGGTCCAGCTGGGGGAAGCAGGAGAATACCGATGCATGCTAGTGGTCACCCCTGAAAAGGCAGAGGGAAAGACCATTCTAGAAGTTGTGG CTAACCCAACCATTAGATTATTTGTGAAACCAGCTTCAGTGAGAAATGATGAAGAGAAACATATTATATGTGAGCTATATGGATTCTACCCAGAAGCCGTTAGCATAAAGTGGGGGAAGTACACCCTGAAGGATTCCCAGTTCCAAGAAATTACTGAGGGCAATATCACTCATCCCACGGTGAAGAATGATGATGGCACGTTCAATGTTACCAGTTGCTTGACTCTGAAGCCATCTCTGGAAGACCATGGGACTACCTACCAGTGTGTGGTGTTGCACAGATCCTTGCTTGTCCCCCGAAGGCACAATGTCACTCTGTCTGAGAAAG
- the LOC107399466 gene encoding natural cytotoxicity triggering receptor 3 ligand 1-like isoform X3, which produces MEEETSMPVQLSTMGSPWASGWQADFMASLLLVLLRHVLMAGGLQVEMAGTTQMVFLHDNVTIACKIPGSPRLDIKTVGIIWFGKNELDDSEVKVFEFYGNHLESFRPGAMVSLSGLESGDASLHLPKVQLGEAGEYRCMLVVTPEKAEGKTILEVVANPTIRLFVKPASVRNDEEKHIICELYGFYPEAVSIKWGKYTLKDSQFQEITEGNITHPTVKNDDGTFNVTSCLTLKPSLEDHGTTYQCVVLHRSLLVPRRHNVTLSEKGTCNTNLKRPY; this is translated from the exons ATGGAGGAGGAGACCTCCATGCCAGTCCAGCTCAGCACCATGGGCTCACCGTGGGCGTCAGGGTGGCAGGCTGACTTCATGGCAAGTTTGCTGTTGGTGCTTCTGCGGCACGTGCTCATGGCAG GTGGGCTGCAAGTGGAGATGGCAGGGACGACACAGATGGTATTCCTACATGACAATGTCACCATAGCCTGCAAAATTCCTGGTTCCCCACGACTTGACATCAAGACTGTGGGAATCATCTGGTTTGGGAAGAATGAGTTGGATGACTCTGAGGTCAAGGTGTTTGAGTTTTATGGAAATCATCTAGAGTCATTCCGACCTGGAGCCATGGTATCACTGTCGGGGCTGGAGTCAGGAGATGCCTCACTCCATCTACCTAAGGTCCAGCTGGGGGAAGCAGGAGAATACCGATGCATGCTAGTGGTCACCCCTGAAAAGGCAGAGGGAAAGACCATTCTAGAAGTTGTGG CTAACCCAACCATTAGATTATTTGTGAAACCAGCTTCAGTGAGAAATGATGAAGAGAAACATATTATATGTGAGCTATATGGATTCTACCCAGAAGCCGTTAGCATAAAGTGGGGGAAGTACACCCTGAAGGATTCCCAGTTCCAAGAAATTACTGAGGGCAATATCACTCATCCCACGGTGAAGAATGATGATGGCACGTTCAATGTTACCAGTTGCTTGACTCTGAAGCCATCTCTGGAAGACCATGGGACTACCTACCAGTGTGTGGTGTTGCACAGATCCTTGCTTGTCCCCCGAAGGCACAATGTCACTCTGTCTGAGAAAG